One Bufo gargarizans isolate SCDJY-AF-19 chromosome 3, ASM1485885v1, whole genome shotgun sequence DNA segment encodes these proteins:
- the LOC122930691 gene encoding zinc finger protein OZF-like has translation MVLFISDLRRMDEDRDLMAARILDLTLEIIYLITGEDYTVVKKSSGECVTPHVLGEWSRTPGAITETPPHSLIHEQKILELTTRITELLTGEVPIRCQDVTVYFSMEEWEYLEGHKDMYKDVMMKDNQPLTSPDASSKGKSPQRCPSPLYSQDCLQEKQNVLLDHQESYGGTTSGAEIPLSVSVDGEEWIGGFQEHTLYEVDDNQSKFGKNITEHGLGKFFACPECGKLFKKKCNLSRHERIHINERPFTCSECGKSFTQKSTLVIHQRIHTGEKPFSCSECGKCFSQKAVLVVHQKSHTGVKPNSCSECGKCFSHRSTLMKHLRIHTQERPYLCSECGKGFNTKSDLMKHLTTHTGEKPNSCPECGKCFSKKSSLAEHVRIHTGEKPYLCPECGKCFIHKSDLEKHLRSHTGEKPFQCTECGKSFSYKSALVIHLRIHTGEKPYSCSECGKCFRQRAGLVRHVKNHTGEMSY, from the exons ATGGTGCTTTTCATCAGTGACCTACGAAGGATGGACGAGGACAGAGACCTCATGGCTGCGAGGATATTGGACCTCACCCTAGAGATCATCTACCtgataactggagag gattacacagtagtgaagaagtcgtctggtgagtgtgtgacaccccATGTGTTAGGAGAATGGAGCAGGACCCCGGGGGCCATCACCGAGACTCCACCTCATtcactgatacatgagcagaagatcctagaacttaccaccaggatcactgagctgctgaccggagag gttcctataagatgtcaggatgtcactgtctatttctccatggaggagtgggagtatttagaaggacacaaggatatGTACAAGGatgtcatgatgaaggataaCCAGCCCCTCACATCACCGG ATGCGTCAAGTAAAGGAAAATCCCCacagagatgtcccagtcctctataTTCTCAGGATTGTTTACAAGAAAAGCAAAATGTCCTACTGGATCATCAG GAAAGTTATGGCGGAACAACAAGTGGAGCAGAGATCCCCTTATCAGTGTCAGTGGATG GTGAAGAATGGATAGGAGGCTTCCAGGAACATACTTTGTATGAAGTAGATGATAATCAATCAAAATTTGGCAAAAATATAACCGAACATGGACTGGGAAAATTTTTTGCATGCCCTGAATGTGGAAAGCTTTTTAAAAAGAAATGCAATCTTTCCAGGCACGAAAGAATTCACATCAACGAGCGGCCATTtacgtgttcagaatgtgggaaatcttttactCAGAAGTCAACTCTTGtgatacatcagagaattcacacaggagagaagccattttcatgttcagaatgtgggaaatgtttcagtCAGAAGGCTgttcttgttgtacatcagaaatctcacacaggagtgaagccaaattcgtgttcagaatgtgggaaatgttttagccaTAGATCAACTCTAATGAAACATCTAAGAATTCACACACAGGAGAGGCCATATTTGTGTTCGGAATGTGGGAAAGGTTTTAATACTAAATCAGATCTCATGAAACACCTGACAactcatacaggggagaagccaaATTCATGTCCtgagtgtgggaaatgttttagtaaaAAATCAAGTCTTGCGGAGCATGtacgaattcacacaggagagaagccatacttatgtcctgaatgtgggaaatgttttatccaTAAATCAGATCTTGAGAAACATctaagaagtcacacaggagagaagccatttcaatgcacagaatgtgggaaatcttttagcTATAAATCAGCTCTTGTGATACATTTGAGAATTCACACGGgggaaaagccatattcatgttccgaatgtgggaaatgttttagacaGAGAGCAGGTCTTGTGAGACATGTgaaaaatcacacaggagagatgtCATATTGA